One Sodalinema gerasimenkoae IPPAS B-353 DNA segment encodes these proteins:
- a CDS encoding radical SAM protein: MFSPIYGPVTSWRYGTSLGIDLIGEVSTCSFDCAYCQLGEIERKTQQRQIFVPTADLIEALNAYSPWPVDIVTFSGSGEPTLAENLGEAIAAVKALTQKPVLVLSNATLLNQPEVRAALNQADRVSLKLDAPNPDLLRRINRPVEGVSWEAILEGLQRFRRDYPGIVDIQTMLLSPWKADEQQAYQELIAQLHPHEIQLNTPTRPKPVGHQLDGRGNHSQGDRPYAVRQLKSVSREVLQDVAEHLQQAIAIPVRYAPSPK, encoded by the coding sequence ATGTTCAGCCCCATCTACGGCCCCGTTACCTCCTGGCGTTATGGAACCTCCCTCGGGATTGACCTCATCGGCGAAGTGTCAACCTGTAGTTTCGACTGCGCCTACTGCCAACTCGGAGAAATCGAGCGTAAAACCCAACAGCGACAGATTTTCGTCCCCACCGCTGATCTCATAGAAGCCTTAAACGCCTATTCCCCCTGGCCCGTTGACATCGTGACCTTTAGTGGCAGTGGCGAACCGACCCTGGCCGAGAATTTAGGGGAGGCGATCGCCGCCGTCAAAGCCCTAACCCAGAAACCGGTTTTAGTCCTGAGCAACGCCACCCTCCTCAACCAGCCCGAGGTTCGGGCAGCTCTCAACCAAGCCGATCGCGTCTCCCTCAAACTCGATGCTCCCAACCCGGATCTCTTGCGTCGCATCAATCGCCCCGTGGAAGGAGTCTCCTGGGAGGCCATCCTAGAAGGTTTACAACGTTTCCGCCGTGACTATCCCGGAATCGTCGATATTCAGACCATGCTCCTGAGTCCTTGGAAGGCAGACGAGCAACAGGCCTATCAGGAGTTGATTGCCCAACTGCATCCCCACGAAATCCAACTCAACACCCCCACTCGTCCCAAACCCGTCGGACATCAACTCGACGGCCGGGGGAACCACAGTCAGGGCGATCGCCCCTATGCCGTGCGTCAGCTCAAATCCGTCTCCCGAGAAGTCCTCCAAGACGTCGCCGAACATCTGCAACAGGCGATCGCCATCCCCGTTCGCTATGCTCCTAGTCCCAAATAA